DNA from Salinispora arenicola:
GCCGCGAGGGCGGGGTTCACTCGCTGGGTTTCTACTCCGAGCTCACCAACGTCTGTGTGGATCTGTCATGACCGTCGACTACGAGACCGCCGCCCAGGAGCTGATCGTCGCCCGGGAGAGCGGCCGGCCCTGCCCTCCGTTACGCGGTCGGCTGATTCCGGACGGGGACGTCGACTCGGCGTATCTCGTGCAGCAGGCGCAGGTGCGTCAGTGGCTGGGAGGTGGGCACCGGCGAGTCGGCGCCAAGATTGGTCTGACCTCCCGGGCGGTGCAGGAGAGCCTCGGCGTCTACCAGCCGGACTTCGGGGTGCTGACCGAAGAGACGGCGGTGCCGGACGGTGTGGAGGTGCCGCTTGGTCGGCTGCTTCAGCCCCGCGTGGAGGCGGAAATCGCGTTCGTGCTCGGCGCGGACCTGCCGGACGAGCGGGTGACCACCGCCGACCTGACCCGGGCGGTCGACCACCTGCTACCGGCGATCGAGATCGTCGACTCCCGGATCGCCGGCTGGGACATCGCCATCGTGGACACCGTCGCGGACAACGCGTCCAGCGGACTGTTCGTGCTGGGAACCACGCCGCGCCGGCTCGCCGACGTGGATCTGCGCCTCGCCGGCATGGTGCTGGAGCACGCCGGTGAGCCGATCTCGGTGGGGGCCGGTGCGGCCTGCCTCGGTAACCCGCTGCACGCGCTGGCCTGGCTGGCGCGGACCCTCGCCCGCATCGGTGATCCGCTGTGCGCGGGTGACGTCGTGCTCTCTGGGGCGCTCGGCCCGATGGTGCCGGTGACGCCCGGCGCCGCCTACGAGGCGCGGATCTCCGGCCTCGGATCGGTACGTACCTGTTTCACCAAGGGAGTCGAGGAGTGAGCGTCGGGGTGGCAGTGCTCGGTTCCGGGAACATCGGAACCGACTTGATGATCAAGGTTTTGCGACTCAGCGACAGCCTGCGGATGGTCGCCATGGCGGGCATCGATTCGGGCTCCGACGGGCTGGCCCGAGCCCGGCGGCTCGGTGTCACCACGACCGCCGACGGGGTGGCGGGGCTCGTGACGTTGCCCGAGTTCGCCGACGTGGAGTTGGTCTTCGACGCCACGTCGGCCGGGGCCCACCGGCACCACGACTCCGTGCTGCGTGCCTACGGTCGGATCGTGGTCGACCTGACCCCCGCCGCGATCGGGCCGTATGTGG
Protein-coding regions in this window:
- a CDS encoding 2-keto-4-pentenoate hydratase, translated to MTVDYETAAQELIVARESGRPCPPLRGRLIPDGDVDSAYLVQQAQVRQWLGGGHRRVGAKIGLTSRAVQESLGVYQPDFGVLTEETAVPDGVEVPLGRLLQPRVEAEIAFVLGADLPDERVTTADLTRAVDHLLPAIEIVDSRIAGWDIAIVDTVADNASSGLFVLGTTPRRLADVDLRLAGMVLEHAGEPISVGAGAACLGNPLHALAWLARTLARIGDPLCAGDVVLSGALGPMVPVTPGAAYEARISGLGSVRTCFTKGVEE